One window from the genome of Cyclobacterium amurskyense encodes:
- a CDS encoding protein-tyrosine-phosphatase gives MTYRPNILVVCGRNKRRSRTAEYIFKNDNRFNIRSVGLSPKSERQIRENDIDWSDFIFVMEDQQGVRISRTYRHLKLPPLHVLHIEDEYEYLDNELIEMLTDQINWTLKIECKIE, from the coding sequence ATGACTTACAGACCAAACATATTAGTTGTCTGCGGACGAAATAAAAGAAGAAGTCGAACTGCTGAGTATATATTTAAAAATGACAATCGATTCAATATTCGTTCTGTGGGACTAAGTCCAAAAAGTGAGCGACAAATCCGTGAAAATGACATTGATTGGTCTGACTTTATATTTGTGATGGAGGACCAGCAAGGTGTAAGAATATCACGCACTTATCGACACCTGAAATTACCACCTCTACACGTTCTTCATATTGAGGATGAGTACGAGTATCTAGACAATGAACTAATTGAAATGTTGACAGATCAAATCAATTGGACATTGAAAATTGAATGTAAAATTGAATAA